The following are from one region of the Oncorhynchus tshawytscha isolate Ot180627B linkage group LG24, Otsh_v2.0, whole genome shotgun sequence genome:
- the LOC112235716 gene encoding leucine-rich repeat, immunoglobulin-like domain and transmembrane domain-containing protein 1, which produces MVQGFSLCFCLALLYLGRCVCSTCPFQCSCFFHKLSDGSKARSVLCNDPEITLIPPNFPTDTSKLRIEKTAITRISSETFHYLNSLELLCMSFNSLNSLNVDSFRGLRSLDELRLEGNALISFPWESLTDMPDLRLLDLHNNKISSIPAEAAIYIKNLTYLDLSSNSLVTVPPEVLFTWLSVKPSQGDGESSKYILGLHDNPWLCDCRLYDVVQFQKSPSSSVTLIDTRLHCADPESLSGVSFSETELRKCQEPRVHTAVARVRSSLGNNVLLRCGTIGVPVPELSWTRADGKQMNGTVEEEVSKEGIIWSILSVRAVSYRDSGKYICKATNFLGTADAIISLVITDSLKNEEQGGSSKTRKQRGRKTGGFGKAAYQDKLVAKYLPTTTAATPITEPLGPGGFTGQYDIESYDISNSVVDGQTPGPPITETAMQEVEKKVLSNLAANASSLQAPAPPEKRVVRSVKIIGDTDHTVSLNWRAPAAKNTTEFSVLYAVFGERDMRRINVAAGKNRITIEGLVPRTKYIACVCVKGLIPKKEQCVIFSTDEAASASGTQKLINVVVITVACVIAVPLTLIVCCGALKKRCKKLLGRKSKDIQESYVTFETLSPGQNPKGMEGEYLARQQPDESNRLLSARCSVDSEAICRTEGPPNEYFC; this is translated from the exons ATGGTTCAAGGTTTTAGTCTGTGTTTCTGCTTGGCATTACTTTACCTCGGACGGTGTGTATGCAGCACGTGTCCGTTTCAATGTAGCTGTTTCTTTCACAAACTATCGGACGGATCCAAAGCAAG GAGTGTCCTTTGCAATGACCCAGAGATCACTCTGATCCCACCCAACTTTCCTACAGACACCTCGAAACTGCGGATCGAGAAGACTGCCATCACAAGGATCTCCAGCGAAACCTTTCACTACCTCAACAGTTTGGAATTGCTCTGCATGTCTTTCAACTCTCTGAACTCTTTGAATGTAGACAGCTTCCGTGGCCTGAGAAGTCTGGATGAGCTGAGACTGGAAGGGAACGCTCTCATCTCTTTCCCCTGGGAATCTCTGACTGATATGCCCGACCTGAGGCTACTGGACTTGCATAATAATAAGATATCGTCGATCCCGGCCGAGGCGGCCATCTATATCAAGAACCTGACCTACCTGGACTTATCTAGCAACAGCCTAGTCACAGTTCCTCCTGAGGTTCTCTTTACGTGGTTATCTGTGAAACCATCTCAAGGAGATGGGGAAAGTTCCAAATATATTCTAG GTCTCCATGACAACCCGTGGCTGTGCGACTGCCGGCTCTATGACGTGGTCCAGTTCCAGAAGTCTCCGTCGTCATCCGTGACTCTGATCGACACCAGGCTGCACTGCGCGGACCCAGAGAGCCTGTCGGGGGTGTCGTTCAGCGAGACGGAGCTCCGGAAGTGCCAGGAGCCCCGTGTCCACACGGCTGTGGCCCGGGTCAGGAGCTCCCTGGGGAACAACGTCCTGCTGCGCTGTGGGACAATCGGAGTCCCGGTACCAGAGCTGTCCTGGACCCGGGCAGACGGCAAACAGATGAACGGCACTG TTGAGGAAGAAGTTTCAAAGGAGGGAATCATTTGGTCCATCCTGAGTGTTCGTGCTGTCTCTTACAGGGACTCTgggaaatacatctgcaaagcgACCAACTTCCTGGGGACTGCAGATGCCATCATCTCCCTAGTTATCACAGACTCCTTAAAAAATGAGGAACAAGGTGGCAGCTCCAAGACTAGAAAACAAAGGGGACGGAAAACCGGTGGGTTTGGGAAAGCTGCCTACCAGGATAAACTTGTTGCAAAATACCTACCAACCACCACGGCAGCCACGCCCATCACCGAACCACTAGGCCCGGGCGGTTTTACAGGACAGTATGATATCGAGAGCTACGATATCTCCAACAGCGTGGTTGACGGACAGACGCCCGGTCCTCCCATCACGGAGACGGCGATGCAGGAAGTGGAGAAGAAGGTCCTTAGCAACCTAGCAGCCAACGCCTCTTCTTTACAGGCGCCGGCACCACCGGAGAAACGGGTGGTGCGTTCGGTGAAGATAATCGGGGACACCGACCACACCGTCTCCCTGAACTGGCGGGCCCCGGCGGCCAAGAACACCACCGAGTTCAGCGTCCTGTACGCCGTGTTCGGCGAGAGGGACATGCGGAGGATCAACGTCGCTGCGGGAAAGAACCGGATCACTATTGAGGGCCTTGTGCCAAGGACAAAGTACATCGCCTGCGTCTGCGTCAAAGGCCTGATCCCTAAAAAGGAGCAGTGTGTAATCTTCTCAACGGACGAGGCAGCCAGCGCAAGCGGCACCCAGAAGCTCATTAACGTGGTGGTGATCACCGTGGCCTGCGTGATCGCTGTCCCCCTGACACTGATCGTCTGCTGCGGGGCGCTCAAGAAGCGCTGCAAAAAGCTACTGGGGAGAAAATCCAAAGATATCCAAGAATCATATGTGACATTCGAGACCCTATCCCCGGGACAGAACCCtaaggggatggagggggagtacCTTGCCAGGCAACAGCCAGACGAGTCCAACAGACTGCTCTCTGCTAGGTGCAGTGTGGACTCCGAGGCCATTTGTAGAACTGAGGGACCGCCTAACGAGTACTTTTGTTGA
- the LOC112235714 gene encoding RPE-retinal G protein-coupled receptor produces MAAYTLPEGFSDFDMFAFGSALLVGGLLGFFLNAISILAYISVKQMRTPSNFLVFNLAVADIMLNLNGLIAAYASLFYRHWPWGQDGCSNHAFMGMTAVLASISFLATIAWDRYHQYVTSQKLFWSTAWTISIIIWGLAIIWAAVPLIGWGVYDFEPMRTCCTLDYTKGDMDYITYMGALTVFYLIFPAYVMKSNYDAIHAYFKKIHKHRWNTSIPLRVLLFCWGPYEIMCIYACFGNARLVSPKLRMLLPVLAKTNPIFNAWLYSFGNEFYRGGVWQFLTGQKFTEPVVVKLKGR; encoded by the exons ATGGCAGCATACACATTACCGGAGGGATTCTCCGATTTTGACATGTTTGCATTCGGTTCAGCTCTTCTTGTTGGGG gtCTTCTTGGATTCTTCCTCAACGCCATTTCAATATTGGCCTATATTAGCGTAAAGCAAATGCGAACTCCCAGTAATTTTCTTGTGTTTAACCTTGCTGTGGCTGACATTATGCTCAATTTAAACGGCCTGATCGCTGCTTACGCCAGTTTATTTTATAG ACACTGGCCCTGGGGCCAAGACGGATGTAGCAACCACGCCTTCATGGGGATGACAGCAGTTCTGGCCTCTATCAGTTTCCTGGCTACCATCGCCTGGGACAGATATCACCAATATGTGACCA GTCAGAAGCTGTTTTGGAGCACGGCCTGGACTATTTCAATCATTATCTGGGGGTTGGCCATCATCTGGGCGGCCGTCCCTCTGATTGGTTGGGGAGTTTATGACTTTGAGCCCATGAGGACCTGCTGCACACTAGACTACACCAAAGGAGACAT GGACTACATTACCTATATGGGGGCCCTGACGGTCTTCTACCTCATCTTCCCTGCTTATGTCATGAAGTCCAACTACGACGCCATTCACGCATACTTCAAGAAGATCCACAAGCACAGG TGGAACACCAGCATACCACTGAGGGTTCTGTTGTTCTGCTGGGGACCCTACGAAATCATGTGCATCTACGCCTGCTTTGGCAATGCCAGACTGGTCTCTCCAAAGCTGAGAATG TTGCTTCCTGTTTTGGCGAAAACGAACCCTATTTTCAACGCGTGGCTCTATTCCTTTGGGAACGAGTTCTACAGAGGAGGGGTGTGGCAGTTTCTGACTGGCCAGAAGTTTACTGAGCCGGTCGTTGTGAAGTTAAAAGGAAGATAA